TTCTCGGCTCCGATAAGGCGCGCCTGTCTAAACGTCATGGCGCTACGTCGGTGATGGCGTACAAGGAGATGGGTTATCTCCCCGAGGCCATGGTCAATTACCTGGTTCGTCTCGGTTGGTCCTACGGCGACGAGGAAATCTTTTCCATGGAAGAGCTGATCGAAAAGTTCAGCCTCGACAACGTCGGTAGATCGGCCGGTGTCTTCAATCCGGAAAAACTCCTCTGGCTTAACGCCCACTATATCAAGAACGGCGACCCCAGGCGCCTTGGCGAGTTGCTGCGCGAGCATCTGGCAGCAAAAGGAATCGACACTGCAGGCGGCCCGGACCTGTCCGCCGTTGTCAGAACGCTCCAGGAACGCTCCCACACCATGGTGGAAATGGCCGAGGGCGCCACCTTCTATTTCCGGAAGGACATCGACTTCGATCAGGAAGCCGTCGAGAAATTTCTGACGGCGGATAAAGAGCCGGTTTTCAAAACCATTATCGGTCACCTGGAGGCCTGTGACGAGTGGACCCATGAAGGTATCGCCGCCGCCTTTTCCAGGGTGACTGAGGAGACAGGCCTCAAACTCGGCAAGTTCGGCCCTTCAGTCCGGGTCGCGCTTGTGGGCGGAACGACCAGTCCGAGCATTTACGAGGTCGTCGAGGTCCTGGGAAAGGACGAAAGTCTGCGTCGGCTTAAGGCCGTCCTTGAAATGCTTCGCTGAGAGTAAATTTTTTCTTGACTCGATCCGTGTTCTCTGTTAAAAACTCGATC
The window above is part of the Desulfuromonas sp. TF genome. Proteins encoded here:
- the gltX gene encoding glutamate--tRNA ligase; the encoded protein is MSALRVRFAPSPTGYLHIGGARTALFNYLLARKEEGTFILRIEDTDVARSTQESTDAILQAMEWLGLSYDEGPYYQSQRFDLYREKVEQLLAEGKAYRCYCSPEELEARREAALKSGQKPKYDGTCRDCTDLPAGRPFVVRFRTPREGSTSFNDRVKGPITFQNDELDDVIIQRSDGTPTYNFVVVVDDADMGLTLILRGDDHINNTPRQILMYQALGYPVPEFAHVPMILGSDKARLSKRHGATSVMAYKEMGYLPEAMVNYLVRLGWSYGDEEIFSMEELIEKFSLDNVGRSAGVFNPEKLLWLNAHYIKNGDPRRLGELLREHLAAKGIDTAGGPDLSAVVRTLQERSHTMVEMAEGATFYFRKDIDFDQEAVEKFLTADKEPVFKTIIGHLEACDEWTHEGIAAAFSRVTEETGLKLGKFGPSVRVALVGGTTSPSIYEVVEVLGKDESLRRLKAVLEMLR